A DNA window from Hydra vulgaris chromosome 13, alternate assembly HydraT2T_AEP contains the following coding sequences:
- the LOC136090025 gene encoding probable serine/threonine-protein kinase clkA, which produces MLKWTKIKSRNGSLVDSSEIEEYFAKDNQAIPISTSNDIEFVVGSADKKNYHVRRKSSSTLYSNSRKTSSNSGIINSDSETNLNIELLTENLKIISESEVDISNNKEYSNEKDEEQPQINSNNGKTITPNKTFKEITFNNEFDFDTTSNSKIKSYSLEIDKNQNDNKENDSSTLNKISKTEDMLEVCSCHCIINDLKVSNHHQVADHNPNCHKVADNNLNCQQVTDHDLYCDQGAGHENPKINLNDNKIFNESTPDCNLKKCESTNDVQDKKKKNSDNNSNVLLSNDNKNTPGFISDENEETSNLVSNENDKTFNFVSDVNEKNKTTPINFAKHNKNFNRFIRTNSKRKKWRKKSLLQIMNAITSKEENDSTTNDHQIVVMNFIHKDKNSIEDIKAIEMLI; this is translated from the coding sequence atgTTAAAATGGACAAAAATAAAGTCAAGAAACGGATCATTAGTTGACTCTTCCGAAATTGAAGAGTACTTTGCAAAAGACAATCAAGCAATTCCGATTTCTACTTCAAATGATATTGAATTTGTTGTTGGCTctgctgataaaaaaaattaccatgtTCGTAGAAAATCGTCAAGCACTCTGTACAGCAATTCTAGAAAAACCAGCAGCAACTCAGGTATAATTAATTCAGATAGTGAAACAAACCTAAATATTGAGCTTTTAACAGAAAATCTAAAAATCATTAGTGAATCAGAAGTTGATATTTCTAACAACAAAGAATATTCTAATGAAAAAGACGAGGAACAGCCTCAGATAAATTCCAATAATGGGAAAACAATTACGCccaataaaactttcaaagaaaTCACTTTTAACAATGAGTTCGATTTTGACACAACAAGCAACagcaaaatcaaaagttattcattagaaattgataaaaatcaaaatgataataaagaaaatgattcaagtactttaaataaaatcagtaAAACTGAAGATATGCTCGAAGTTTGCTCATGTCATTGtatcattaatgatttaaaagtcTCAAATCATCATCAAGTTGCTGACCATAACCCAAACTGTCACAAAGTAGCTGATAATAACCTAAACTGTCAACAAGTTACTGACCATGACTTATATTGTGATCAAGGTGCTGGTCATGAAAATcccaaaataaacttaaatgataacaaaatttttaatgaaagtacACCtgattgcaatttaaaaaaatgtgaaagtACGAATGATgttcaagataaaaaaaaaaaaaatagcgacAACAATTCTAATGTCCTTTTATCTAACGATAATAAAAACACGCCTGGTTTTATATCTGACGAAAACGAGGAAACATCTAATCTTGTATCTAACGAAAACGATAAGACGTTTAATTTTGTATCTGACGTAAACGAGAAGAATAAAACAACACCCATAAACTTTgcaaaacacaataaaaattttaaccgatttattagaacaaattcaaaaagaaaaaaatggagaaaaaaaagtttactacaAATAATGAATGCTATTACAAGCAAAGAAGAGAACGATAGTACAACTAATGACCATCAGATTGTTGTAATGAACTTCATccataaagataaaaatagcaTAGAGGATATAAAAGCAATTGAGATGttgatttaa